One window of the Janthinobacterium sp. PAMC25594 genome contains the following:
- a CDS encoding CobD/CbiB family protein: MTFLSILCALLIEQLKPLRADNPIYAEIKSLAMRMETWFNAGHANHGRMGWFLMIGVLMVPTAGVYWLLRYYQLTPLVFVWNVLIVYLTLGFRHYSHYFTSIQLALSAGDEASARTLLADWTKLDTVGMETSEIARIAVEKALITTHRNVFGVFFWFLMPLGPACAVMYRVAEYLARAWNEPEHMRNEAFGQFAARAFYWIDWIPVRLTAVAFAVVGNFEDAIYAWRNFAQRWQDEAIGIILTAGGGAMGVRLGTPAETAARVLVTPDMAVDDSDSESDILPGEEPGARALQSTVGLVWRALLLWMLLLLLMSGAVFLG; the protein is encoded by the coding sequence ATGACATTTCTCTCCATACTTTGCGCATTGCTGATCGAGCAGCTCAAACCTTTGCGCGCGGACAATCCGATCTACGCCGAAATCAAGAGCCTGGCAATGCGCATGGAGACCTGGTTCAATGCCGGCCACGCCAACCATGGCCGCATGGGCTGGTTCCTCATGATCGGCGTGCTGATGGTGCCGACGGCAGGCGTGTACTGGCTCTTGCGGTATTACCAACTGACACCCCTGGTCTTCGTCTGGAACGTCCTCATCGTCTATCTGACCCTGGGCTTTCGTCACTACAGCCATTACTTCACCTCGATCCAGCTGGCCCTGAGCGCCGGCGACGAGGCGTCCGCGCGTACTTTGCTGGCCGACTGGACCAAGCTCGACACGGTGGGCATGGAAACGAGTGAAATCGCCCGCATCGCCGTGGAAAAAGCCCTGATCACCACGCATCGCAATGTATTTGGCGTCTTTTTCTGGTTCCTGATGCCGCTGGGCCCTGCCTGCGCCGTGATGTACCGCGTGGCCGAATACCTGGCGCGCGCCTGGAACGAGCCCGAGCACATGCGCAATGAAGCGTTCGGCCAGTTCGCCGCGCGCGCCTTTTACTGGATCGACTGGATTCCCGTGCGCTTGACGGCCGTGGCGTTTGCCGTGGTCGGCAATTTCGAGGATGCCATCTACGCCTGGCGCAATTTCGCCCAGCGCTGGCAGGACGAGGCCATCGGCATCATCCTGACGGCCGGCGGCGGCGCCATGGGCGTGCGCCTGGGCACGCCAGCGGAAACGGCGGCCCGTGTGCTGGTGACCCCCGACATGGCCGTCGATGACAGCGACAGCGAAAGCGATATCCTGCCCGGCGAAGAGCCGGGCGCGCGCGCCTTGCAGAGCACGGTCGGCCTGGTCTGGCGCGCCTTGCTGCTGTGGATGCTGCTGCTGCTGCTGATGTCGGGCGCCGTTTTCCTCGGCTGA